The Nyctibius grandis isolate bNycGra1 chromosome 3, bNycGra1.pri, whole genome shotgun sequence genome window below encodes:
- the LOC137661331 gene encoding GSK-3-binding protein-like — MPCRPGERFLLLERSVAVGQVGSKEVDALVAKLGEVLQLSAQRAPPPPRAPKHLGPGSARDRAAPYSPRCSGGGGGGGLLAPRGPAPPQAHQQHAEPPRPDRSGHQRVTKQLCGRGWLRSAARRRKQPPAGPGDGPAEEEDPHRLLQQLILSGNLIKEAVRRLQLAAAAAAAAAAAASTASSGSASASSSGADGEAAAVQPLQ, encoded by the coding sequence ATGCCGTGCCGCCCGGGCGAGCGATTCCTGCTGCTGGAGCGCTCGGTTGCCGTGGGGCAGGTGGGCTCCAAGGAGGTGGACGCGCTGGTGGCCAAGCTGGGCGAGGTACTGCAGCTGAGCGCCCAgcgggcgccgccgccgccccgcgcccccaaGCACCTGGGGCCGGGCAGCGCCCGCGACCGCGCAGCTCCCTACTCGCCGCGctgcagcggcggcggcggcggcggcggcctgcTGGCTCCGCGGGGACCGGCCCCGCCGCAAGCCCACCAGCAGCACGCCGAGCCGCCGCGGCCGGACAGGAGCGGCCATCAGCGGGTGACCAAGCAGCTGTGCGGCCGGGGCTGGCTGCGGAGCGCCGCCCGCCGGAGGAAGCAAccgccggcggggccgggcgacGGGCcggcggaggaggaggaccCCCAccggctcctgcagcagctcatCCTCTCCGGCAACCTCATCAAAGAAGCCGTCCGGCGGCTGCAGctagcggcggcggcggcagcagcagcggcggcggcggcctccACGGCCTCCAGCGGCAGCGCCTCGGCGAGTAGCAGCGGCGCGGAcggcgaggcggcggcggtgcAGCCCCTGCAGTAG